The DNA sequence GTCCGGCTGGCCGCCCGGCACGGGCTGCCCATGCTGCTCGGCATGCACAGCACCGACGAGGAGAAGGCCGAAATGGTGTCCCTGTGGCGCAAGTGCGCCCTGGAGGCCGGGAGTTCACCGGAGTACGTGGCGACCGCCGGGCACGTCGCGGCGGGCGTGGTGCAGGTGGCGGACCGCCGCCAGGAGGCGGCGGAGACCCTGCTGAAGGCGATGCCCGGCTGGCTGCGCCAGGGCCTCGGGGCGCACGTCACCGTCGACGGCCGGGAGCGCCGGATGCGGGACCCGCTCGCGTACACGGAGCTGCTGTGCTCCCTGCACCCGGTCGGCCCGCCCCGGCTGTGCGCCGACCGCCTCGCGGCCACGGCGGAACGGACCGGGGTGCGCGGCTTCGCGCTGCTGGCCGAGGGGTCGGGCGACCTGATGGCGACCGAGGAGAACCTGCGCCGGCTCGGCGCGGAGGTACTGCCGCTGATCCGCTGAGAACAGTCACGGCCTTTGGCCGTTTCCCACGGGGCGCGTGGACGCGTACCGGAGACGCGGCGGCCCGCCCCCGGCGCACGGCACATCGTCGGCGCCGCCGCGCCGCCGTGACCGCCCCCGTACCGTCCCGCGCCCCCGCGCGCGGAGCGGCAGCGGTGCCGGTTCAGCAGTCGCGCAGCTCCGGGGACTGGTTGAGGAGCTGCCCCCGGACCGACGTGAAGCGGGCCAGCCGCTCGTCGGCCGCGGGGTCGAGCGGGAAGACGGCGACCCGGTGGCAGTTCTGGAACGCCAGCCGGACCCCGAAGTGCCGCTGGAGCGCTCCGCGGATCGCGTCGCTCGCCAGGGCGCGCAGCAGCTGGCCGCGCGCCTTCTCGTCCGGCGGCGGCGTCCGGTTGTCGGCGAACTCGCCGCCTTCGACCTCGAGCCGGGCCACCAGCGAGCTGATCATCTCCCAGGCGTAGGGCAGGGAGTTCCGGACGCAGTCGACGAATGCCTCTTCGTCGACCTCGCCTCGCTCGGCCTGTTCGAGGAGGGCCGGTGAGACGTCGAGCGACATGAGTTCTCCTCTCGCGGGCCCCGCCGGGCGGGGTCCTGGGGGTGGGCGAGCGGACGACGACGCCCAGTGCCCGTACGGCGACCGCCCGCTTCAACGGTAATCCGGCCACTGCTGCCCCACCAGGAGAACGCACCTACAACTGGCCACCGGCGAAGGGGCCCATCCAGGGCGAATCGCGTCCGGTGCCGGGAGTCGAGTAGCGTGGCTCACCATGCGTCTCGTCATCGCCCGTTGCTCCGTGGACTACGCCGGCCGGCTCACCGCCCACCTGCCGTCCGCCCCCCGTCTCATCCTCGTCAAGGCCGACGGCAGTGTCTCGATCCACGCGGACGACCGGGCCTACAAGCCCCTCAACTGGATGTCCCCGCCGTGCACCCTCAAGGAGGGCGACGGCAGCGTCTGGACGGTGATCAACAAGGCGGGCGAGAAGCTCATCATCACCATGGAGGAGGTCCTCCACGACTCCTCGCACGAGCTCGGCGTCGACCCCGGCCTCATCAAGGACGGCGTGGAAGCACACCTCCAGGAGCTCCTCGCCGACCGCATCGAGACCCTCGGCGAGGGCTACACCCTGATCCGCCGCGAATACCCCACGGCGATCGGCCCGGTCGACATCCTCTGCCGCGACGCCGACGGACAGACGGTCGCCGTCGAACTCAAGCGCCGCGGCGACATCGACGGCGTCGAACAGCTCACCCGCTACCTCGAACTCCTCAACCGCGACCCGCACCTGGCGCCGGTACGCGGCATCTTCGCCGCCCAGGAGATCAAGCCGCAGGCTCGTGTCCTCGCGACGGACCGGGGGATCGGGTGCGTCGTGCTCGACTACGACGCGCTGCGGGGGATCGAGGACGACAAGCTCAGGTTGTTCTGAGCGGGAGGGGTGCCCCGGTCCCTCCCCCAGAGGGGGCACCCCCATTCACCGTTTCTGCGGGAGGGCCCGCGCCCCGGCATCGCGGCTTCGCCGCGAGGTCCTCAAACGCCGGACAGGCTGAGTGGTTGCGCCCAGGCGCACGATTCAGCCCGTCCGGCGTTTGAGGACAACCGCGCGGAGCGCGGTTCGGGGGTGCGGGGGCGGAGCCCCCGCAAGCAACTGGGGGCACCTCCCAGCGGTAGCTGGGGGAGAAAGGGCGGGACCGGGGCACCCCCACCCCGATCAGCCGCTTGGCTTGACCGTCCCCGACCCCGCCGAGTCGCCCCCGCCGGCAGGCGGGGTCGGCTTCTGCGTCACCGGCGGCGGATCCGTCGTCGGAGGGGTATCCGTCGGCTCACTCGGAGTGGTCGGAGGCTGAGTCTTGGTCGACTCACCGCCCCCCGGAGTACGAGTGGGCCCAGTCGAGTGCCCGCCACCGGGCGTCCGGGTCGGCGACGGCGAGTCATCGGGCGAGGCGCTGCCCGACGGCGACGGCGACGTGTCGCCGGACGGCGTCCCCGACGGCGCCCCGGTCGCCCCCGGCGTACCGGGCCGCTCCGAGGCGCCACCCCGCCCGCGCATCGGAGCGGGCCCACCCCCACCCCCCGCCGGATGCTCGGCGGTCAGATCGGGCTCCCCGTCCTGCTGGGAAGCGGACCGGTCCGGCTTGACCGCGTCCTGATCACCACTCCCCTGCTCGCCACCCCCCGCGGACGTCCCGAGCGACACGACGGTGCCGAGCACGGCGGCGAGCACGACCCCGGCCCCGGCCGCGGCCAGGTTGCGCCGCCCGCCGCCGGCCATCAGCTTCTGCACCCACGCCTGCGGCCCGCCACCCCGCTTGCCGCCGGCCGGGGGCGCACCGGCGCCCGTCCCGGCGCGCGGCGCGGGAACGCGGTGGATGGCCGCGGTGGAGACGCGGTCCGGGTCGGTGGTGAAGGGCGCGGGCCCGGCGGGGGGCGCCGCGGACTGCTCGCTGCGGGCCGCCGGGATCTCCTCGCCCGCGGACCCGCGCGGGCCGCCGGCCGGCGCCGGGGGCCGTGCGGCGGGGCCGCCGGGCCGTCCGACGGGCGTGGGGGCGGGCGCCGGCCGGGACCGGTCGGCGACCAGGGCGAGCGCTCGCCGGCTGGCGACGGCGCCGCGCTTGTCGGCGAGCACGCCGCGCAGCCCGGTGGACGCCTCCAGCTCGGCGCGGGCCCGGCCCAGGTTCCCGGTGCACAGGGCGAGCACGCCCAACTCGTGGTGGAAATACGCTTCTTCGCCCACTTCGCCGGCCAGCCGGGCGGCTTCCTGGCCGTGCCGGAGCCCGCGTTCCCAGGCGCTCCAGTGCAGGGCGCCCGCGAACGCCGGCGCGGCGGTACGGGCCAGCAGCACGGCGGCGGCCGGGTGGCCGGGCGCGCCGGAGGTCACGAGGGCGGTGAGCGCGGCGAGGATGACGTCCGCCTCGGCGGCGATGCGCTCGGGGGTGACGGAGGGGTGCCCGGCCCACCAGGCGTAGTGCCGGGCGGCGGCCAGGACGCGCTCGCCGGCGCCCTCGGACCAGTCAGCGCCCGCCAGTTGCCCGGCGACCCCGGCCGCCACCCGGTAGTGGGCGCCGACCACGGTGATCAGCCCGCCGTCGAACAGTTCGCCCACGGCGGCGTCGGCGTGCTCGTCGCCGACGAGCGCGGGCAGTTGGGCCTGGTGCGGGACCTCGCCGCCGAGGGCGAGGGCGAACCGCAAGGTCTCGCGGGCGGAGTCGCCGAGCCGGGCGGCGAGCGCCACGGCCGGGGCGGCCCCCCGGGGCAGCGGCGCGCGCCGGACGACCGGGTCGTCGGCGTTCTCGGGGATGCTGAACGGCCGTTCGCCGTCGGCCGCGTCCCCCTCGGCCGCGGCGCCGTCGAGCCGCCGCAGCAGCGCGCCGGCCTGGACGAACCGCAGCGGCAGCCCGTCCGACTCGACCCACAGGTCGGCCGCCCAGTCGGCCTCCTCGTCGGTGAGCGGCCGGTCGACGGCCGTCTCCAGCAGCTCCAGGCACTCGGTGCGGTCGAGACCGTCGAGAACGACCTCCTCGACGTGCGCGTCGGCGGAGGGCGCCGGGACGTCGGGCCGGGCGGCGAAGAGGAAGGCGCACTCCGGGGTGGCGTCCAGGAGTTCGTCGAGCGCGGCGCCGCCGAACTCCAGGTCGTCGAGGACGACGACCGCGCCGATCTCCCGTACGGCGGCGGGCAGTCCGGCCCGGTCGGGCCGGTGCAGCGGCGCGTGGTGGACGGCGGCGAAGAGCTCGTGGAGGAGGTCGGCGGTGGTGCGGTGACGGCCGTTCAGCCGGACGACGCCGTCGGGCGCCAGGTGGGCGCAGTCGGCCGCGAGGACGTCGAGCAGGGCGGTGCGCCCGGAACCGGCGGGGCCGGTGAGGCGGACGGAACGGCCGCGCGAGAGCAGCCGTCCCAGCCGCTCGCGGACCTCGCCCCGGCCGATGAGCGGCGCGCCGGACCGCGCGGCGCCGGCGGGCGGCGGCGGGACGGCGGCGCGGTCCCGCTCGGCACGGGCGTCGGGGTCGTGCCGACGGGCGGGTGGGGGCATGCGGCCGGGCGGGCAGGGCTCTATCTCGCTGCCGTCCACGGGGTTGACGGTGAGCAGGTAGTCGCCGGCGACGAGCTGGACGACCCGGACCGGGGCCGGGCTCTGCCCCGTCTCCTCCCCCGAAGGGACCGGAGAGCCCGGGGGAACCGGGGAGCCGGGGGTTTCGGCGCCCGTACGGCCCTCACCCGGCCGCGCCGCGTCCGGTGTCCGGTTGGTCGGGTCCATCGTTCAAAGCCCCCCAGTCGCGTGGCGTGCCGTCGTGTCCTCCCGGCCTGTCCGCGCTCTTCCGACCACCGGTCCGGCGCCCCGCGGGCTTCTGCAAGGCGAAAGCGACGGGAAACCGAACAGACCTTGGGACAGTATCGCCGACCGGGGGCACCCGCGGCGCCCCGGGCGTCACCCTCGTCCGGGCAATCCGGACACTCGGCTCACACCCGCCTCATCCGGCGCGTTCGCAGGCCGGGAGCGGGGTGACGCGGCCCGGCTGTTCGGGGTCCTCGATGGCGAGGATCCGGTGCAGCCGGGTGGCCACCAGCACGCGCTGCATCCGGTCCGGCACCCCGCGCAGCACCAGCCGCCGGCCGCTGCGCCCGGCCCGGCGGTGGGCCCCCATGATGACGCCGAGTCCGGTGGCGTCCCAGGAGTCCAGCTCGGTGAGGTCGAGGACGAGGTCGCCCCGGCCGGCGTCAAGCGCGGAGTGCAGGACCGTTCGGGCGTCCGCCGCGTTGCGGACGTCGAGGCGGCCCCCGACGACCAGTTCGGCGTGGTCGCCCCTGATGTGCATATGCGCTCCCCTGAGTGCTGCGTGGTGTGGGTGTGGCTCTAAAGAACTGACTGCCTCTCACACGCCAAGGTTGCCGTCCGTTAGCGAACCATTACCGAATTCACACGGCAGGGTGAACCGGGCTTTGCACGGACGGCTCAGTACTGGTAGAAGCCCTGCCCGCTCTTGCGGCCGAGGTCGCCCGCGTCCACCATGCGGCGCATGATCTCCGGCGGGGCGAACTTCTCGTCCTGGCACTCGGTGTAGATGTTGCCCATCGCGTGCATCAGGATGTCGACGCCGGTGAGGTCGGTGGTGGCCAGCGGGCCCATCGCGTGGCCGAAACCGAGCTTGCACGCGGTGTCGATGTCCTCGGCGGTGGCCACCCCGGACTCGTACAGCTTGACGGCCTCGCCGACGAGCGCGGTGATCAGACGGGTGGTGACGAAGCCGGCCACGTCGCGGTTGACGACGATGCAGGTCTTGCCGACGCCCTCGGCGAACTCACGGGCCTTGGCGAGCGTCTCGTCGCTGGTCTTGTGCCCGCGCACCAGCTCGCACAGCTGCATCAGCGGCACCGGCGAGAAGAAGTGGACGCCCACGACGCGCTCGGGGCGGGAGGTGGCGGCCGCGATCTTGGTGATCGGGATGGCGGACGTGTTGGACGCGAGCACGGCGTCCTCGCGCACCATTCCGTCCAGCGCGCGGAAGATGTCGCGCTTGGTGTCGACGTCCTCGAAGACCGCCTCGACGACGACGTCCGCGTCGGCGGCCGCGTCCAGGTCGGTGGTGGCCGTGATCCGCCCGAACGCCGCGTCGGCCGCCTCGGCCGTCAGCTTCCCCTTGGAGACGAACTTGTCGTACGAGGCCCGGATCCCGTCGGTGCCCCGCTTCAGCGCCGCGTCGGTGACGTCCCGCAGGACGACCTCCCAGCCGGCCTGGGCGGAGACCTGGGCAATACCGGAACCCATCAGTCCGGCTCCGACGACGGCGAGCTTCTTGGCCACGGCTGTCCCCTTTAATTCCTGCGCGCTTACCGGCGGTTCACTTACGGCTCCGCTGCGGACCTTAGCGCCCGTCACCGCGCTGGTGGGGGCAGAGAGATGCGCGTCACGTCCCAAATGACGGACATCACACCGGACACCGCGGCCGTGCGGGCGCACGGCTCAATCCAGCCACTTCCGTACCGCGGGTCACACCCGTACGGCACTTGCCCGGGCCCCCGTCCGGCCCCCGGACCGCCCGCGTCGGCCGCCCCGGCGAGGGCCGCGGCTAGGCTCGTGGCATGGTCAATCTGACGCGCATCTACACCCGCACCGGCGACAAGGGCACCACCGCGCTGGGCGACATGAGCCGCACCGCCAAGACCGACCCCCGCATCGCCGCCTACGCGGACGCGAACGAGGCGAACGCCGCGATCGGCGTGGCCCTGGCCCTCGGGGAGCTGCCCGAGGACGTCGCCCAGGTGCTCGTCCGGGTGCAGAACGACCTCTTCGACGTGGGCGCCGACCTCTCCACGCCGGTCGTGGAGAACCCCAAGTACCCGCCGCTGCGCGTCGAGCAGTCGTACGTCGACCGGCTGGAGGCCGACTGCGACCGCTTCCTGGCCGACTTGGAGAAGCTGCGCAGCTTCATCCTGCCGGGCGGCACCCCGGGGGCGGCGCTGCTGCACCAGGCGTGCACGGTGGTCCGCCGGGCGGAGCGCTCGACGTGGGCGGCCATGGAGACACACGGCGAGACGATGAACCCCCTGACGGCCACCTACCTCAACCGCCTCTCCGACCTCCTGTTCATCTTGGCGCGGACGGCGAACAAGGAGGTGGGGGACGTCCTCTGGGTACCGGGCGAGAACCGCTGAGCCTCCCACGCGCCCACGCACTCCGGCCGGGGGCTCGGGGGCCACCCCCCGAACGACACAGCATCCTGGCGCGGACGACGAACAAGGAGGTCGGCGACGTCCTCTGGGTACGGGCGAAAACCGCTGAGCCTCCCACGCGCCCGCCCACTCCGGCCGGACGGTGGACCCGAAGGCCGGAGGCCGGCCGCGCCCCCGGACAGACCCGCCGCCCCACGGCGTCAAGCGCCCGGGGCGCGCCGCGGCCACAGCGTGTAGCTCCCCGCGATGGCCACGTTGATGCCGATCACCCACACCATCCGCGTCCGCCACATCCGCAGCGAGGACGTGTCCCCGGCGTCCCCGACGTACCAGACGGCCGCCTGGAGGAGTGCCATGGCGACCACCGCGGAGAGGATCCAGCGGCCCGCCGTCCGCCACTCGTGCCGGGTCCGTTCCGGTCCGTACTTGGGCGGTTTCACCGGCGGCGGCCCGCCCGCGAACCGGTGGGCGAAGCGCTGGTCGGCCCACTTCAGCGTCGAGTGGCCGAGGCCGACCGAGAACCCGATGTAGACGGCCGCCAGGCCGTGCTTCCAGTCGGCCGTCGCGCCGTTCCGGAGGTCCATCGCGGTCACCACCAGCAACACCAGCTCCAGCACCGGCTCCACCAGCAGCAGCGCCGCCCCGGCCCGCGGCATGCGCAGCAGGTAGCGCAGGCTCAGCCCGCCGGCCAGCAGCACCCAGAAGGCCACCTCGCAGGCGACGATCAGCGTGACGACCACCGTCTTCTCCCTTCCCTCCCCTCCAGGCTCCCGGCACCGACGAGCCGCCTCGTCCTCACGGACGGCGATTCGCGACTGCATCCTTCGATGTACTCCGCGCTCCGTCCCGCGCCCCGCCGGCGGACGACGGCACCCCGTCCCACGTGCTGTGATGTCCTCATGCCCCGCTCCCTCCCGCACCGCGACGACCTGCTGATCGCCGCGTCCGGGCTGCTCGGCGGTCTCGTCCTGTACGCGCTGGGGCTGAGCAGCCGCCCGGTGGGCGGGCTGCCCCGCCGGGTGGCGCTCGTAGCACTGGCCGTGATGGCCGCGGCCGAGCTGCTGCGCCGCCGCAGACCCCTCGTGGGACTCGCCGTGGGGGCGTCGGCGCTGGCGGTCGACGTGTGCTCGGGCAACCTGGTCGCGACCACGGTGATGTTCACGGACCTGGTGTACGCGGCCGTGCTCTACGGGCCCCCGGCCGCGTACCGCCTCCTCCCCCGCGCCTGCGAGGCGGTCACCGTGATCGGGACACTGCTGTCCCTGGCCCTGATCCGCCGGCCGGAGGCGGTGCTCATCGGGTGCGCGCTGGCCGTCGTCACCATCGCCCCGGCCTGGACGGGCGTCGGCGTCCGGCAGCACCGCGACGCGGCGGAGGCCGCCCGGCTCGCGGCCGAACGGACCGTGCTGCTGGCCGAGATGGACCGGCGCGAGGCGGTCGTCGCGGAGCGTGCGCGGATGGCCCGCGAGCTGCACGACGTGGTCGCGGGCCACCTGTCGGCGATCGCGATCCACTCCACGGCCGCCCTGTCGATCGACGAGCCGGAGACGTCCCGCGAGGCGCTGGGCGTCATCCGCGGCAACAGCGTGCAAGGTCTGGCCGAAATGCGCCGCCTCATCGGCCTGTTGCGCGGGGCGGAGGAGGCCGGGGAGCCGGCCGCGACCCCCACCCTCGACGGTCTCGACGCCCTCCTCGACCGGACCCGCGCCGCGCTGCCCGACGGGCGCCTCACCGTGGAACTGCACGACGCCCGCGGCCCCGGACCGCTGCCCGCCCCGGTCGAACTGGCCGCGTACCGCATCGTCGAGGAGTCGCTGACCAACGCCGTCAAGCACGCGGCGCCGGGCCCGGTCGCGGTGGAACTGACCGGCGCGGACGGCCGGGAGCGGGCCCTGACCGTACGCGTGACCAGTACCCTCACGGGCCGCGACGGCGGCGGCACGGAACCGCGCGCCCCGGGCGCCGGGGCGGGCCTGGTGGGGATGCGGGAGCGCGTCGCCCTGCTGGGCGGCCGGCTGACGGCCGGCCCCGCCGCCGACGACGGCGGCCGCTGGGAAGTACGGGCCGAACTGCCCCTGGACGACGAGGAGAAGAACACATGAGCGAGCGGGAACGGCCGATCCGCGTGGTCGTGGCCGAGGACCAGGCGTCCGTGCGGTCCGGGCTGGTCCTGATCCTGCGGTCGGCCCCGGACGTGGAGGTGGCAGGGGAGGCCGCCGACGGCGAGGAGGCCGTCCGGCTCGCCCGCGAACTGCGCCCGGACCTCGTCCTGATGGACGTCCAGATGCCCCGCCTGGACGGCATCTCGGCCACCCGGCGGATCGCCGGCGAGGGCCTCGCCGACGTGCTCGTCCTGACCACCTTCGACCTGGACGAGTACGTCTTCGGCGCGCTGCGCGCCGGCGCGGCCGGCTTCCTGCTCAAGGACAGCGAGGCCGCCGACCTGCTCGCGGCGGTACGGACCGTCGCCCGGGGCGAGGGGCTGATCTCGCCCGCCGTGACCCGTCGGCTGATCTCCGAGTTCGCCCGCCGCGCCCCCGACCCGGCGGTGCACCGGGACGCCGCGATCGTGGACACCCTCACCCGCCGCGAACGGGAGGTGCTGGCCTGCCTGGGCGGCGGGCTGTCCAACGCGGAGGTCGCGGGACGCCTGGGGATGGCGGAGGCGACGGTGAAGACCCACGTCAGCCGGTTGCTGGCCAAGCTGGGGCTGCGCAGCCGGGTACAAGCGGCCGTCCTGGCCCAGGAGTTGGGCATGGTCCAGACCTCTTGACCATTGGTACGGACCTTCTTACGCTCCCCTCACAGTCGTGGTGAGCGTCCTCGCGATACGCACACCCCTGCGCCGGGCCCGTCCCTCCCCTCGCCCACGCGCGTGCTCACCTCGCTGCGCACAGGTCACGGAAACCCCCCACCCCCCCCACACCCCCACATCACCCCCCACACCTCCTGACCTCATCGAGGAGCACTCTCTTGTCATCAGAGACCTCTCGACATCACACGAACCCCACCCTCAACACCCCGCGCAGACGCCCCCTCACCCGCGCCGTCGCCACCCTCGGCGCCCTGCTCCTCCCGGCCGCCGCCCTCATCGGCCTCGCGGCACCGGCGAGTTCGGCCGGCGCCCCGGCCCACCCGGCGACGGCCGCGGCCGGCAAGCCCCTCAAGGCCGCCTCCGCGACCGCGACGTTCGCCAAGACCGGCGACTGGGGCTCCGGCTACCAGGGCGAATGGACCGTCAAGAACACTGGGACGACCGCCATCGACGGCTGGACCGTCGAGTGGGACCTCCCCTCCGGCACCGCCGTCGGCGCCTACTGGGACGCCCTGATCACCGGCTCCGGCACGCACTACACGGCCAAGAACCGGGAGTACAACGGCTCCATACCGCCCGGCGGCAGCGTCTCCTTCGGCTTCGTCGCCACCGGCTCCGGCACCCCGGCCGGCTGCAAGCTCAACGGCGGGGCGTGCGACGGCTCGTCCACCGACACCCCGCCCAGCGCCCCCGGCAAGCCGGAGTCGACCGGCGTCACCGCCACCAGCATCGGCCTGAAGTGGGCGGCGGCCACCGACTCCAAGGGCATCAAGGAGTACGACGTCTACCGCGGCACGGCGAAGGTCGCGACCGTCGCCAAGCTCGCCTACACCGACACCGGCCTCACGGCGGACACCGAGTACACGTACACGGTGGTGGCCCGCAACCTGGACGGCAAGACGGGCCCCGCGAGCCCCGCCGCCACCTTCCGCACCACGAAGAGCGGTTCCGACCAGCCACCGTCCGCCCCCGGCACCCCGCAGGCCACGGCGGTCACGGACACCTCCGTCGCCCTCAAGTGGACGGCGGCGACGTCCGACAAGGGCGTCAAGGAGTACGACGTCTACCGGGGCACGGCGAAGGTCGCGACCGTCGCCAAGCTGGCGTACACCGACACCGGCCTCCAGCCCGGCACCGACTACACGTACACCGTCGTCGCCCGGGACACCGCCGGCCAGACCGGCCCGGCCAGCCCGCCGCTGACCGTCCGCACCACCGGCGGCGGCACCCAGCCCTCCGGCGACATGATCAAGGCCGGGTACTTCGCCCAGTGGGGCATCTACGGCCGCGCCTACACGGTGAAGTCCCTGGACACCACCGGCGCCGCCGCCAAGCTCACCCACGTCAACTACGCCTTCAGCAACATCGACCCGAACAACCTCACCTGCCTTAACGGCGTCACCAAGGCCACCGGCTCCAACCCGCAGGACCCCAACCAGGGCGACGGCGCCGGTGACTCCTGGGCCGACTACGAGAAGGGCTTCAGCTCCGGCGAATCCGTCAACGGCACCCAGGACACCTGGGACCAGCCGCTGGCCGGCAACTTCAACCAGCTGAAGCAGCTCAAGGCCAAGTACCCGAAGCTCAAGGTGATGATGTCGATCGGCGGCTGGACGTACAGCAAGTACTTCTCCGACGTCGTCAAGACCGACGCTTCCCGGCAGAAGTTCGTCAAGTCCTGTATCGACATGTACATCAAGGGCAACCTGCCGGTCAGCAACGGACGCGGCGGCAACGGCAGCGCGGCCGGCATCTTCGACGGCTTCGACATCGACTGGGAGTGGCCCGGCTCCGAAGGCCACGCCGGCAACCACATCTCCAAGGAGGACAAGGCCGGCAACACCCTCCTCTTCGCCGAGTTCCGCAAGCAGCTCGACGCCCAGGGCGCGGCCGACGGCAAGAAGTACCTGCTCTCCGCCTTCACCCCGGCCGACCCCGGCAAGATCGAGGCGGGCTGGGACATCACCACCAAGGACGGCACGCCCAGCGTGTTCGACTACATGGACTACGCCAACGTCCAGGGGTACGACTTCCACGGCTCCGGCAGCGACAACAGCTGGGAACCCAACCTCACCGGCCACCAGGGCAACCTGTACCCGGACGCCAAGGACCCGTACACCACCAAGTTCAGCGTCGAGAAGACCGTCCAGACCTACCTCGACGCCGGAGTCGACTCCCGCAAGCTCGTCCTCGGCATGGCCTTCTACGGCCGAGGCTGGCAGCAGGTCACCGACGGCGGCGTCCACGGCGTCTGGCAGAAGGCGAACGGCGCCGCACCCGGGCAGTTCCCGGAGGAGTCCGGTACACGTGGTTACGACAACCTGCTCGCTTCCGTACCGAACTTGACCGTGTACCACGACGAGACGTCGGTCGCGACGTACGGCTACACCGGTGACAACGGGCAGTGGTGGACGTTCGACGACGCCTGGTCGATCGGGAAGAAGACGGCTTGGCTGAAGTCGAAGAGGCTTGGCGGGGCCATGGTGTGGGAGATGAGCGGTGACAGCGGCACGCTCATGACCGCACTGGACAACGGTCTCCGCTGACGCGGCCGGGGGCCCGGGGCGGCGGCCCCGGGCCCCCTGAAACCGCGCTCCGCGCGGTTGTCCTCAAACGCCGGACGGGCTGAAAGTGCCACCTCAGGCACACTTCAGCCCGTCCGGCGTTTGAGGACGAGCGGCGAAGCCGCGAAAAGGGGGTCTGGGGCGCAGCCCCAGGAATCGGCGAAGGTGGGGGTGCCCCCTCTGGGGGAGGGACCGGGGCAACACCCCTACGCCACATTCACCCGCTGCCCCGGAGGCGCCGCCTCCAGCCAAGCCAAGAACCCCGTAAGAGCATCCTCACTCATCGCCAGCTCAAGCAGCGTCCCCCGCAAAGAACACCGAAGGACGACCGCGTCCGACAACAGTGCCAACTCCTCATCCCCATGAGGAGCCCGCCGCTCCAGAACCTCGATCGCATCCCGCTCCAGCGTCCGCCGAGGACGCACCGCATAGGAGAAGACCCGAAACCACTCGATCCGGTCACCGCTGTACCGCGAGACGCCGTACACCCACCCCTTCCCGGGAGGGTCGGCGGCCGGCTCGGT is a window from the Streptomyces mobaraensis genome containing:
- a CDS encoding SCO5389 family protein codes for the protein MSLDVSPALLEQAERGEVDEEAFVDCVRNSLPYAWEMISSLVARLEVEGGEFADNRTPPPDEKARGQLLRALASDAIRGALQRHFGVRLAFQNCHRVAVFPLDPAADERLARFTSVRGQLLNQSPELRDC
- the nucS gene encoding endonuclease NucS, which gives rise to MRLVIARCSVDYAGRLTAHLPSAPRLILVKADGSVSIHADDRAYKPLNWMSPPCTLKEGDGSVWTVINKAGEKLIITMEEVLHDSSHELGVDPGLIKDGVEAHLQELLADRIETLGEGYTLIRREYPTAIGPVDILCRDADGQTVAVELKRRGDIDGVEQLTRYLELLNRDPHLAPVRGIFAAQEIKPQARVLATDRGIGCVVLDYDALRGIEDDKLRLF
- a CDS encoding ATP-binding protein; its protein translation is MDPTNRTPDAARPGEGRTGAETPGSPVPPGSPVPSGEETGQSPAPVRVVQLVAGDYLLTVNPVDGSEIEPCPPGRMPPPARRHDPDARAERDRAAVPPPPAGAARSGAPLIGRGEVRERLGRLLSRGRSVRLTGPAGSGRTALLDVLAADCAHLAPDGVVRLNGRHRTTADLLHELFAAVHHAPLHRPDRAGLPAAVREIGAVVVLDDLEFGGAALDELLDATPECAFLFAARPDVPAPSADAHVEEVVLDGLDRTECLELLETAVDRPLTDEEADWAADLWVESDGLPLRFVQAGALLRRLDGAAAEGDAADGERPFSIPENADDPVVRRAPLPRGAAPAVALAARLGDSARETLRFALALGGEVPHQAQLPALVGDEHADAAVGELFDGGLITVVGAHYRVAAGVAGQLAGADWSEGAGERVLAAARHYAWWAGHPSVTPERIAAEADVILAALTALVTSGAPGHPAAAVLLARTAAPAFAGALHWSAWERGLRHGQEAARLAGEVGEEAYFHHELGVLALCTGNLGRARAELEASTGLRGVLADKRGAVASRRALALVADRSRPAPAPTPVGRPGGPAARPPAPAGGPRGSAGEEIPAARSEQSAAPPAGPAPFTTDPDRVSTAAIHRVPAPRAGTGAGAPPAGGKRGGGPQAWVQKLMAGGGRRNLAAAGAGVVLAAVLGTVVSLGTSAGGGEQGSGDQDAVKPDRSASQQDGEPDLTAEHPAGGGGGPAPMRGRGGASERPGTPGATGAPSGTPSGDTSPSPSGSASPDDSPSPTRTPGGGHSTGPTRTPGGGESTKTQPPTTPSEPTDTPPTTDPPPVTQKPTPPAGGGDSAGSGTVKPSG
- a CDS encoding STAS domain-containing protein, which produces MHIRGDHAELVVGGRLDVRNAADARTVLHSALDAGRGDLVLDLTELDSWDATGLGVIMGAHRRAGRSGRRLVLRGVPDRMQRVLVATRLHRILAIEDPEQPGRVTPLPACERAG
- a CDS encoding 3-hydroxyacyl-CoA dehydrogenase family protein; protein product: MAKKLAVVGAGLMGSGIAQVSAQAGWEVVLRDVTDAALKRGTDGIRASYDKFVSKGKLTAEAADAAFGRITATTDLDAAADADVVVEAVFEDVDTKRDIFRALDGMVREDAVLASNTSAIPITKIAAATSRPERVVGVHFFSPVPLMQLCELVRGHKTSDETLAKAREFAEGVGKTCIVVNRDVAGFVTTRLITALVGEAVKLYESGVATAEDIDTACKLGFGHAMGPLATTDLTGVDILMHAMGNIYTECQDEKFAPPEIMRRMVDAGDLGRKSGQGFYQY
- a CDS encoding cob(I)yrinic acid a,c-diamide adenosyltransferase is translated as MVNLTRIYTRTGDKGTTALGDMSRTAKTDPRIAAYADANEANAAIGVALALGELPEDVAQVLVRVQNDLFDVGADLSTPVVENPKYPPLRVEQSYVDRLEADCDRFLADLEKLRSFILPGGTPGAALLHQACTVVRRAERSTWAAMETHGETMNPLTATYLNRLSDLLFILARTANKEVGDVLWVPGENR
- a CDS encoding sensor histidine kinase, giving the protein MPRSLPHRDDLLIAASGLLGGLVLYALGLSSRPVGGLPRRVALVALAVMAAAELLRRRRPLVGLAVGASALAVDVCSGNLVATTVMFTDLVYAAVLYGPPAAYRLLPRACEAVTVIGTLLSLALIRRPEAVLIGCALAVVTIAPAWTGVGVRQHRDAAEAARLAAERTVLLAEMDRREAVVAERARMARELHDVVAGHLSAIAIHSTAALSIDEPETSREALGVIRGNSVQGLAEMRRLIGLLRGAEEAGEPAATPTLDGLDALLDRTRAALPDGRLTVELHDARGPGPLPAPVELAAYRIVEESLTNAVKHAAPGPVAVELTGADGRERALTVRVTSTLTGRDGGGTEPRAPGAGAGLVGMRERVALLGGRLTAGPAADDGGRWEVRAELPLDDEEKNT
- a CDS encoding response regulator, yielding MSERERPIRVVVAEDQASVRSGLVLILRSAPDVEVAGEAADGEEAVRLARELRPDLVLMDVQMPRLDGISATRRIAGEGLADVLVLTTFDLDEYVFGALRAGAAGFLLKDSEAADLLAAVRTVARGEGLISPAVTRRLISEFARRAPDPAVHRDAAIVDTLTRREREVLACLGGGLSNAEVAGRLGMAEATVKTHVSRLLAKLGLRSRVQAAVLAQELGMVQTS